A single Egibacteraceae bacterium DNA region contains:
- the folE gene encoding GTP cyclohydrolase I FolE, with protein sequence MTDSATGAGIRRPPVLDADSRVRAATSLVPSGGFDHDKIRAGVRLLLEGLGIDGDAVGVRDTPERVARMCDEIFAGLLVDPADVLDVVFEEGHDEIVMVRDIPLASVCEHHLVPFVGKAHVGYLPNVSGQVTGISKLARLVDLVAKRPNLQERLGNTIADTLEKALAPRGVFVMIEAEHTCMTMRGVRKPGAMTVTSAVRGLMRDDPRTRAEVLQLVAMGGGR encoded by the coding sequence ATGACCGACTCGGCGACGGGCGCCGGGATAAGGCGCCCGCCGGTGCTCGACGCCGACTCCCGCGTCCGGGCGGCGACCAGCCTCGTGCCAAGCGGGGGATTCGACCACGACAAGATCCGCGCGGGTGTGCGGCTCCTCCTCGAGGGGCTCGGCATCGACGGCGACGCAGTTGGCGTGCGCGACACCCCCGAGCGCGTCGCGCGGATGTGCGACGAGATCTTCGCGGGCCTGCTCGTCGATCCGGCCGACGTGCTCGACGTCGTGTTCGAGGAAGGCCACGACGAGATCGTCATGGTCCGCGACATCCCGCTGGCGAGCGTCTGCGAGCATCACCTCGTGCCGTTCGTCGGCAAGGCCCACGTCGGCTACCTGCCCAACGTGAGCGGCCAGGTGACCGGGATCAGCAAGCTGGCCCGGCTTGTCGACCTCGTGGCGAAGCGCCCCAACCTCCAGGAGCGCCTCGGCAACACCATCGCCGACACGCTCGAGAAGGCCCTTGCCCCACGCGGCGTCTTCGTCATGATCGAGGCGGAGCACACCTGCATGACCATGCGGGGAGTCCGCAAGCCGGGGGCGATGACCGTGACGAGCGCCGTGCGCGGCCTCATGCGCGACGACCCGCGCACGCGAGCGGAGGTTCTCCAGCTCGTGGCCATGGGCGGCGGTCGGTGA
- the folP gene encoding dihydropteroate synthase produces the protein MRPLVRVVDAGLGAGAHVRVVVSRVSDPARLRSTWASSGATVEDVGGRLHATTTVEALARAAGRTFEADEAGALDRSLREAVAAWAGPAREVPLPKGALPTGRRPLVMGVVNVTPDSFSDGGKLYGSGRPHPDTARDHARRLLTEGADVIDVGGESTRPGAQPVSEHEELQRVLPVIESLDGGAVVSIDTTKPAVARAAVNAGAVIVNDVSGATNPELLEVVADTGAAYVLMHARGAPRDMQSRARYDDVVAEVYEYLTDGLLRCAEAGIYTQRILVDPGLGFAKTAEHNVALLRALRQFRGLGRPVVIGASRKSFLGELLDGADAAGRLEASLACAVVAVEAGASVIRAHDVAPTVRATRVAQAISRRVDDWR, from the coding sequence GTGAGACCTCTGGTCCGCGTCGTCGACGCGGGCCTCGGCGCGGGCGCGCACGTCCGCGTCGTCGTCAGCCGCGTGAGCGACCCCGCGCGACTGCGCTCCACGTGGGCCTCGTCGGGCGCGACGGTCGAGGATGTCGGGGGGCGACTGCACGCCACCACGACTGTGGAGGCGCTGGCCCGCGCCGCGGGTCGCACCTTCGAAGCCGACGAGGCGGGTGCGCTCGACCGGTCGCTCCGGGAAGCGGTGGCCGCCTGGGCCGGGCCCGCCCGCGAGGTTCCCCTGCCGAAGGGGGCGCTGCCGACGGGCCGGCGACCCCTCGTCATGGGCGTCGTGAACGTCACGCCTGACTCCTTCTCCGACGGCGGCAAGCTCTACGGCTCGGGGCGGCCTCATCCGGACACCGCGCGCGACCACGCGCGCCGGCTGCTCACCGAGGGCGCCGACGTCATAGACGTGGGGGGCGAGTCCACCCGCCCCGGTGCGCAGCCCGTAAGCGAGCACGAGGAGCTCCAGCGCGTGCTGCCCGTCATCGAGAGCCTCGACGGTGGCGCGGTCGTGAGCATCGACACGACGAAGCCGGCGGTCGCCCGCGCCGCGGTCAACGCGGGCGCGGTGATCGTGAACGACGTGTCCGGCGCGACGAACCCGGAGCTGCTCGAGGTCGTCGCCGACACCGGAGCGGCGTACGTCCTCATGCACGCCCGGGGGGCCCCCCGCGACATGCAGTCGAGGGCCCGGTACGACGACGTGGTCGCCGAGGTTTACGAGTACCTCACCGACGGCCTCCTGCGCTGCGCCGAGGCCGGCATCTACACCCAGCGCATCCTGGTCGACCCGGGGCTCGGCTTCGCGAAGACCGCCGAGCACAACGTCGCCCTGCTCCGGGCGCTGCGCCAGTTCCGGGGCCTCGGCCGGCCTGTGGTCATCGGGGCGAGCCGCAAGAGCTTCCTCGGCGAGCTCCTCGATGGCGCGGACGCCGCGGGCCGCCTCGAGGCAAGCCTCGCGTGCGCGG